AAAGATGATGCGAAAAAACGTTGATTTTCATATCCTAACTAACTGCCCGAATCGATCACATTCGTGTACAAAATGTCAGAATGTGATGGAGTTTAGGAATGCCATAAGCCATGAACTAAACGAGTGCCCCAAGAGACGGTACACATGCCCACACTGCAATGAAGCTGGTGTGTATGATGAGAGAACTACTACACATCTGGAAGTCTGTCCTAGAGTAGAGATAACATGCAAAAAATGCTCACTACAAATCATTCGCTGTGACGAATCATGTCATCCTTTGTTCTGCCTGAATGAACCAGTTCGCTGCACATACTACAACATTGGCTGTAAAGAGAAGCCTCTAAGAAAAGATGTAACTAAACACGAGGAGAATGCTCAGCTTCACCTTTCACTAGCAACTAAAGAAGTCTTGAGGCTAAATAAAATACAATTCCGGAAAGATGCACTGACATTCAGAATGAATAAGTTTGAAAAACATAACTTAAAAAAAAACAAATTTTATAGCCCTCCTTTCCACACCTCAGAAGCAGGTTACAAGATGTGTATCCGTGTATATGCCAATGGTCTTGGTGATGGTAAGGGCACTCATGTTACAGCGAGTGCCCATCTCATGAAAGGAGACAATGATGACTCTCTGTCCTGGCCGTTTACTGGGACAGTCACAGTCGAGCTACTCAACCAACTGGAGGACAAGAACCATCGCAAGGAGACACTCACATTCCCAGCAAACGATGATGTCAGTGAGAGAGTGGTGAATAATGAGAGAGGGGAAGGATGGGGCTACCCTGACTTCATCTCCCACGCTGACCTCGTTCACAAGCCTCTTACAAACACCCAGTACCTCAAAGACGACACTCTAATATTTCGAGTATCTGCAGAAGCTCCTGACTACAAGCCATGGCTGGAGTGTACTAATtgactatatattatagttacAGTACCACGTACGTGTAAGTAATTACCTGTGTACCAACTGATTGTAGGACAGTTAAGTTTTGTGTCATATATATATTGCCAATAATttatctataataatacacatattattataacagtaattattatcattCCTACATTATGGACTATAAACATGACATAAGATCACTATACCTGCTAATGCAGACAACACCTGGTCTATACAAACAACGACATGCTCAACTAACAAAGtctgcataccgtatagcgggtatatatttttgcggaaatgcctttagaaaggtttcgcggatttaattttcgtggaaaagcgcctttttgcagcatgcatgcggtattaaattcgcggttataaatgttcgcggtacacgCCTAATCCAcgacatttataccctcgaaatatacccgctatacggtatactgagATGAGTACCATGCATTAATTAAGACTCCCATAGCAgtatagtattataattacagcCACTTCAGAGACGCACAGCACATTCTAACAGTCAAAGTACTATTTTACATGTACGTTTTTATACACCAAATATATGTCAGATGTCAAGTACATTTTAAGTGAAATATAcaaaatgaatacatgtattttATGAATTATTGTCGGGCTCCACAAAATATTCATGAGGGGGAAACCCACATATTCTCTAGTCACATGATGTCTATTTTTGTttgtctatagctatatacagtttGGAACTAAACATGAATGGTCAATTTTCTAGCCTATCAATCAATGAGGCCGAGGGAGGTTACGACTACAAGTTCATAGAAGAACCTGCAGACTCTCTCAAGTGTCTCATCTGTCTGCTAGTAGTTAGGGAGCCACAACAACATGGCGGCTGTGGGAAGCTATTCTGTAAGAGCTGTATAACTAAGTACAGGAGGAACGATTGTCCTCACTGCAGACAACCAATCAGGGCATCTGGATACCAGCAATTCGGAGGAACTATCTTTAACGATTTTAGAAGTGAGTTAAAagagctatacatgtagaaataGTACATAGTATAGACACACATACAAGAGTTTCGATTCGTGTCTTTCCCTATATATAGTGGCCTGGCTCTCAAAACTTCCTGCACTTAAACATGAGAACGTTTCTATACccctatactataattattctaggtGACCAAGAGGTGAAGTCTCTGCTAGTATACTGCACGACCAGCTGTGGTTGGCAAGGGGAGCTGCGATCAGTCGAAGATCACAAGCAAAACAAGTGCGAAAATAATATAACCCCATGCCCAAATGATTGCGGCTTCGCGCTTATAAGAAAAAATCTTCAGTTTCATCTTGCAACAGACTGCCTGAGGCGACTCACAAGCTGCCTAAAGTGTAAGCAAGAGATACAGTATCGAGATCTGGACAACCACATGGCAAGAAAGTGCCCCAAGAGACAGTACACATGCCCACACTGCAATGAAGCTGGTGTGTATGATGAGAGAACTACTACACATCTGGACGTCTGTCCTAAAGTCAAGATCCCGTGTTATAAATGCTCGGGTACATTTTCTCGCTGCGATGAATCAAGTCATCCAGTATTTTGCCCTAATGAACCAGTTCAATGCAAGTACTACAGTATCGGCTGTGCAGAGAAGCCTCTAAGAAAGGATAAGAGTACGCACGAAAAAAATGCACAGCTTCACCTTTCACTAGCAACAGAAGAGGTATTGAGGCTAAAGAAAGC
This region of Halichondria panicea chromosome 12, odHalPani1.1, whole genome shotgun sequence genomic DNA includes:
- the LOC135345832 gene encoding TNF receptor-associated factor 4-like, with translation MNKLSLNEGGYDYKFIEEPADSLKCLICLLVVREPQQHGGCGKLFCKVCIDKHKTLRNTCPHCRRPLLQTGLFPDLRSEQEVKSLLVHCPTACEWNGELRSLEDHMQKVCENAIVPCPNGCSNGKTKMMRKNVDFHILTNCPNRSHSCTKCQNVMEFRNAISHELNECPKRRYTCPHCNEAGVYDERTTTHLEVCPRVEITCKKCSLQIIRCDESCHPLFCLNEPVRCTYYNIGCKEKPLRKDVTKHEENAQLHLSLATKEVLRLNKIQFRKDALTFRMNKFEKHNLKKNKFYSPPFHTSEAGYKMCIRVYANGLGDGKGTHVTASAHLMKGDNDDSLSWPFTGTVTVELLNQLEDKNHRKETLTFPANDDVSERVVNNERGEGWGYPDFISHADLVHKPLTNTQYLKDDTLIFRVSAEAPDYKPWLECTN
- the LOC135345828 gene encoding TNF receptor-associated factor 5-like; the encoded protein is MNGQFSSLSINEAEGGYDYKFIEEPADSLKCLICLLVVREPQQHGGCGKLFCKSCITKYRRNDCPHCRQPIRASGYQQFGGTIFNDFRSDQEVKSLLVYCTTSCGWQGELRSVEDHKQNKCENNITPCPNDCGFALIRKNLQFHLATDCLRRLTSCLKCKQEIQYRDLDNHMARKCPKRQYTCPHCNEAGVYDERTTTHLDVCPKVKIPCYKCSGTFSRCDESSHPVFCPNEPVQCKYYSIGCAEKPLRKDKSTHEKNAQLHLSLATEEVLRLKKAQFWKNALTFRIKNYKVLELEGKDFYSPPFLTSASGYKMCIRVDTSKGTHVSVYAYLMKGDNDDSLSWPFTGRVTFELLNQLEDDNHHKWTTRFSADSVSSQRVVDHERGGKGYGRPKFISHTDLAHKPLTNTQYLKDDTLIFRVSAEAPDYKPWLECTN